Proteins from a genomic interval of Rosa chinensis cultivar Old Blush chromosome 2, RchiOBHm-V2, whole genome shotgun sequence:
- the LOC112183412 gene encoding uncharacterized protein LOC112183412 isoform X2: protein MATSSKFDLSSGSPDRPLYTSGQRGSHMAASLERPGSFRESMENPILSSLPNMSRSTSAIAQGDVTNFLQCLRFDPKQVAAEHKSNRQGDLKRLVNVALSISPDESPSSSVKGKLLPAPLPEDVKRVKAGLRESIVKARERIKIFNEALSVFNKVFPSVPSKKRSRTESFSNERSGVVLPTDRSMMVPSMGKIGLQSHAVAGGFELEQQKSEERTKNSVPNKRTRTSLVDVRMDVRSNTLVRPSGAVEREREMMRLASSGAVQGEERNLSISVDGWEKSKMKKKRSGIKPDVSPMVTSKPIDGYRETKQGMQQRPVNDVRSRLNNDSHGFRPGVTNGAVGVGKSDGITQPTGPAFRSSIPKTEPDNPSLINDKRDRPIGSDKERVNQRAVNKSNARDDFNSASPTSSTKMNASVRAPRSGSAVAPKLSPVVHRATVPNDWEISQCTNKPPAVVGANNRKRMTSARSSSPPVAQWAGQRPQKMSRTARRSNFNPIVSGNEENPAIDSASDVTGSDIGQGFARRLPGSSPQQVKLKSEPLSSAALSESEESGVAEVKSRDKGKKSDEIDEKPGQNIQIQKVPSLVLPSRKHKSAPGEDLGDGVRRQGRTGRGFASTRSLVPMSVEKMGNVGTAKQLRSSRLGVDKSESKAGRPPTRRLSDRKAYTRQKHTAINTAPDFLVGSDDGHEELMTAAKAVIDSARSFSSSFWKQMEPFFGFLSDADIDYLKGNIEASVTTPAEVPCSLDGNLTGHYGLGSREFEPKSEEFHSEQLMPGTGDSEIPLCQRLIAALISEEDSISGNEDPVFDAYGVESDLDAEVESNGLNYQSQVNFQFAGKSASNGYRITGRPEHDELEGGIHIPNRTISSNFGHSQNGLLPDQAFFSGFACSEFQYGNMHINEKLLLEIQSIGIYPELLPDMTQTGDDEISGEIRKLEEKYHEQVSNKKGLLDGLFRSASEKKERQAKDLEQRALDKLVGMAYEKYLACCGPNATGGKSSSNKMAKQAALAFVKRTLDRCHKYEETGTSCFSELIYRDILLSVASDVNGARKAEAIADGESTKSYASTRCLEASVGSKQHHSQFSQNMDNNVTSSDVLPPLNHLPEQTTGREETWTNRVKKRELSLDDVGSTIGTSNSPSGIGNSLSSSAKGKRSERDRDGKGHNREVLSRNGTAKIGRPAVSNVKGERKSKTKPKQKTTQLSVSVNGPVGKISEQPKPALPSVPKSGEMTTSRNPKQKDQFPLDAMEDPIDLSHLQLPGMDVLGADDMDGQAQDLGSWLNIDDDGLQDHDFMGLEIPMDDLSDLNMMV, encoded by the exons ATGGCAACTTCTAGCAAGTTTGATCTCTCTTCTGGTAGCCCAGATAGACCATTATATACCAGTGGGCAGCGTGGGTCCCACATGGCTGCTTCGCTCGAAAGACCTGGTAGCTTTCGCGAGAGCATGGAAAATCCAATTTTGTCTTCACTTCCAAACATGTCAAGAAGCACGTCTGCAATAGCCCAAGGAGATGTGACAAACTTCTTACAATGCTTGCGCTTCGACCCAAAACAGGTGGCCGCAGAGCACAAGTCCAACCGACAAGGGGACTTGAAAAGACTTGTGAATGTTGCTCTTAGCATTTCACCTGATGAATCTCCGTCTAGTTCTGTGAAAGGTAAGTTGCTACCAGCCCCACTACCGGAGGATGTAAAACGAGTGAAGGCTGGTCTCCGTGAAAGCATTGTTAAAGCCAG GGAACGCATAAAGATTTTCAATGAAGCATTATCTGTATTCAACAAGGTTTTTCCCAGTGTACCATCAAAGAAGAGATCAAGAACTGAAAGTTTTTCTAATGAACGGTCTGGTGTGGTGTTACCAACTGATCGGTCAATGATGGTGCCAAGCATGGGTAAGATTGGTTTGCAGAGTCATGCTGTGGCAGGTGGTTTTGAACTTGAGCAGCAAAAGTCAGAAGAAAGGACAAAAAATTCTGTCCCGAACAAACGCACTCGTACTTCTTTGGTGGATGTGAGG ATGGATGTGCGAAGTAATACTCTTGTACGACCATCGGGGGCTGTAGAAAGAGAAAGGGAAATGATGAGGCTTGCAAGTAGTGGTGCGGTTCAGGGAGAGGAACGTAATCTATCTATCAGTGTTGATGGTTGGGAAAAatcaaaaatgaagaaaaagcgTTCTGGGATAAAGCCAGATGTTTCTCCAATGGTGACCAGTAAACCAATTGATGGCTACCGTGAAACTAAACAGGGGATGCAGCAAAGGCCTGTTAATGATGTCCGTTCAAGGTTGAATAATGACTCCCATGGGTTCAG GCCTGGAGTCACTAATGGAGCAGTTGGAGTTGGAAAGTCGGACGGAATCACACAACCAACTGGCCCAGCCTTCCGTTCATCCATCCCTAAGACTGAACCAGACAACCCTTCCCTTATCAATGATAAGAGAGATCGTCCTATTGGTTCAGATAAGGAAAGGGTGAACCAGAGAGCTGTTAATAA ATCAAATGCTCGTGATGATTTTAATTCTGCTAGTCCCACCTCTAGTACAAAGATGAATGCATCTGTTCGGGCTCCGCGATCAGGCTCAGCTGTTGCACCCAAGTTGTCCCCAGTTGTTCATCGAGCAACTGTTCCTAATGATTGGGAGATATCTCAATGTACAAACAAGCCACCGGCTGTTGTTGGAGCTAACAATCGCAAACGTATGACATCAGCACGATCTTCATCCCCACCTGTTGCTCAATGGGCTGGCCAGAGACCACAGAAGATGTCCCGCACTGCTAGACGATCAAATTTCAATCCAATTGTTTCAGGTAATGAGGAAAACCCTGCTATTGATAGTGCATCGGACGTCACTGGTAGTGACATCGGGCAAGGATTCGCCAGACGCTTACCCGGAAGTTCTCCTCAGCAAGTTAAGTTAAAAAGTGAACCTTTGTCTTCAGCTGCACTATCAGAGAGTGAGGAGTCGGGAGTTGCTGAGGTCAAATCCAGAGACAAAGGCAAAAAATCCGATGAGATAGATGAGAAACCTGGACAGaatattcaaattcaaaaggtGCCTAGTCTGGTCTTGCCATCAAGAAAACATAAGTCGGCTCCCGGGGAAGACCTTGGAGATGGTGTTCGGAGGCAGGGGAGAACAGGACGAGGTTTTGCTTCGACAAGGTCTCTTGTCCCAATGTCTGTTGAGAAGATGGGAAATGTTGGTACTGCTAAACAGCTGAGAAGTTCCAGACTTGGTGTAGATAAGAGTGAAAG CAAGGCAGGCCGTCCACCAACTAGGAGACTTTCTGATCGAAAGGCCTATACACGTCAAAAGCATACAGCAATTAATACAGCACCAGATTTTCTCg TTGGGTCAGATGATGGACATGAAGAGCTAATGACTGCTGCGAAAGCTGTCATTGATTCTG CTCGTTCCTTCTCCAGCTCATTTTGGAAGCAGATGGAGccattttttggttttttatctGATGCAGACATAGATTACCTAAAG GGAAACATCGAAGCCAGTGTGACGACTCCAGCCGAAGTCCCATGTAGTTTAGATGGTAACCTTACTGGCCATTATGGACTTGGGTCAAGAGAATTTGAACCAAAGAGTGAAGAGTTCCATTCCGAACAATTAATGCCAGGCACTGGGGATTCTGAAATTCCTCTCTGTCAGAGACTCATAGCAGCATTAATTTCAGAAGAGGATTCCATTAGTGGAAATGAAGATCCTGTGTTTGATGCATATGGAGTTGAATCTGATCTGGATGCAGAGGTAGAATCAAATGGTCTGAATTATCAATCTCAAGTTAACTTTCAGTTTGCTGGGAAATCTGCTTCAAATGGTTATAGGATTACTGGGAGGCCGGAACATGATGAGCTTGAAGGTGGAATCCACATCCCAAACAGAACAATTAGTTCAAACTTTGGTCATTCGCAAAATGGTTTACTTCCGGATCAAGCATTTTTTTCTGGTTTCGCCTGTTCAGAATTCCAGTATGGTAACATgcacataaatgaaaaacttcTACTGGAGATTCAGAGTATTGGGATTTACCCAGAGCTACTG CCTGACATGACACAGACGGGGGATGACGAAATCAGTGGGGAAATTAGGAAATTAGAGGAGAAGTATCATGAACAG GTCTCCAACAAGAAAGGGCTGCTAGATGGACTGTTTAGGTCTGCCTCAGAAAAGAAAGAACGCCAAGCAAA GGATCTAGAACAGCGCGCCCTTGATAAACTCGTTGGAATGGCTTATGAGAAGTATTTG GCTTGTTGCGGCCCAAATGCCACTGGGGGAAAGAGTTCCAGTAATAAAATGGCCAAGCAAGCTGCCTTAGCATTTGTCAAACGGACACTGGACCGATGCCATAAATATGAAGAGACCGGAACAAGCTGCTTCAGTGAACTGATATATAGGGATATACTTCTTTCTGTGGCTTCCGATGTTAATGGCGCACGAAAAGCAGAGGCTATTGCAGACGGTGAATCCACCAAATCATATGCCTCCACTCGCTGTTTGGAAG CTTCTGTAGGCTCCAAACAACACCATTCACAGTTTAGTCAGAATATGGATAATAATGTTACTTCTTCAGATGTGCTTCCACCTTTAAATCACTTGCCTGAACAAACTACTGGTAGAGAAGAAACATGGACAAACAGGGTGAAGAAGAGGGAATTGTCCCTTGATGATGTTGGTAGTACTATTGGAACTTCAAATTCCCCATCAGGTATTGGAAATTCTCTATCTAGCAgtgcaaaaggaaagaggagTGAGAGGGATAGAGATGGCAAAGGGCATAACAGGGAGGTCTTATCTAGAAATGGAACTGCTAAAATTGGTCGGCCAGCAGTGTCCAATGTTAAGGgtgaaagaaaatcaaaaacgAAGCCCAAGCAGAAAACGACTCAGCTATCTGTTTCAGTAAATGGCCCTGTTGGTAAGATATCAGAACAACCCAAACCAGCATTGCCTTCTGTACCAAAGTCTGGCGAAATGACTACCAGTCGGAATCCCAAGCAAAAGGATCAGTTTCCATTAGATGCAATGGAAGACCCTATCGACTTGTCTCACCTGCAATTACCAGGAATGGATGTGTTAGGTGCTGATGATATGGATGGTCAAGCACAGGATTTAGGTTCATGGTTGAATATCGATGATGATGGTTTACAAGATCATGATTTCATGGGTCTTGAAATTCCAATGGATGACCTTTCAGACTTAAATATGATGGTTTGA
- the LOC112183412 gene encoding uncharacterized protein LOC112183412 isoform X1, with the protein MATSSKFDLSSGSPDRPLYTSGQRGSHMAASLERPGSFRESMENPILSSLPNMSRSTSAIAQGDVTNFLQCLRFDPKQVAAEHKSNRQGDLKRLVNVALSISPDESPSSSVKGKLLPAPLPEDVKRVKAGLRESIVKARERIKIFNEALSVFNKVFPSVPSKKRSRTESFSNERSGVVLPTDRSMMVPSMGKIGLQSHAVAGGFELEQQKSEERTKNSVPNKRTRTSLVDVRMDVRSNTLVRPSGAVEREREMMRLASSGAVQGEERNLSISVDGWEKSKMKKKRSGIKPDVSPMVTSKPIDGYRETKQGMQQRPVNDVRSRLNNDSHGFRPGVTNGAVGVGKSDGITQPTGPAFRSSIPKTEPDNPSLINDKRDRPIGSDKERVNQRAVNKSNARDDFNSASPTSSTKMNASVRAPRSGSAVAPKLSPVVHRATVPNDWEISQCTNKPPAVVGANNRKRMTSARSSSPPVAQWAGQRPQKMSRTARRSNFNPIVSGNEENPAIDSASDVTGSDIGQGFARRLPGSSPQQVKLKSEPLSSAALSESEESGVAEVKSRDKGKKSDEIDEKPGQNIQIQKVPSLVLPSRKHKSAPGEDLGDGVRRQGRTGRGFASTRSLVPMSVEKMGNVGTAKQLRSSRLGVDKSESKAGRPPTRRLSDRKAYTRQKHTAINTAPDFLVGSDDGHEELMTAAKAVIDSARSFSSSFWKQMEPFFGFLSDADIDYLKGNIEASVTTPAEVPCSLDGNLTGHYGLGSREFEPKSEEFHSEQLMPGTGDSEIPLCQRLIAALISEEDSISGNEDPVFDAYGVESDLDAEVESNGLNYQSQVNFQFAGKSASNGYRITGRPEHDELEGGIHIPNRTISSNFGHSQNGLLPDQAFFSGFACSEFQYGNMHINEKLLLEIQSIGIYPELLPDMTQTGDDEISGEIRKLEEKYHEQVSNKKGLLDGLFRSASEKKERQAKDLEQRALDKLVGMAYEKYLACCGPNATGGKSSSNKMAKQAALAFVKRTLDRCHKYEETGTSCFSELIYRDILLSVASDVNGARKAEAIADGESTKSYASTRCLEGSVSASVGSKQHHSQFSQNMDNNVTSSDVLPPLNHLPEQTTGREETWTNRVKKRELSLDDVGSTIGTSNSPSGIGNSLSSSAKGKRSERDRDGKGHNREVLSRNGTAKIGRPAVSNVKGERKSKTKPKQKTTQLSVSVNGPVGKISEQPKPALPSVPKSGEMTTSRNPKQKDQFPLDAMEDPIDLSHLQLPGMDVLGADDMDGQAQDLGSWLNIDDDGLQDHDFMGLEIPMDDLSDLNMMV; encoded by the exons ATGGCAACTTCTAGCAAGTTTGATCTCTCTTCTGGTAGCCCAGATAGACCATTATATACCAGTGGGCAGCGTGGGTCCCACATGGCTGCTTCGCTCGAAAGACCTGGTAGCTTTCGCGAGAGCATGGAAAATCCAATTTTGTCTTCACTTCCAAACATGTCAAGAAGCACGTCTGCAATAGCCCAAGGAGATGTGACAAACTTCTTACAATGCTTGCGCTTCGACCCAAAACAGGTGGCCGCAGAGCACAAGTCCAACCGACAAGGGGACTTGAAAAGACTTGTGAATGTTGCTCTTAGCATTTCACCTGATGAATCTCCGTCTAGTTCTGTGAAAGGTAAGTTGCTACCAGCCCCACTACCGGAGGATGTAAAACGAGTGAAGGCTGGTCTCCGTGAAAGCATTGTTAAAGCCAG GGAACGCATAAAGATTTTCAATGAAGCATTATCTGTATTCAACAAGGTTTTTCCCAGTGTACCATCAAAGAAGAGATCAAGAACTGAAAGTTTTTCTAATGAACGGTCTGGTGTGGTGTTACCAACTGATCGGTCAATGATGGTGCCAAGCATGGGTAAGATTGGTTTGCAGAGTCATGCTGTGGCAGGTGGTTTTGAACTTGAGCAGCAAAAGTCAGAAGAAAGGACAAAAAATTCTGTCCCGAACAAACGCACTCGTACTTCTTTGGTGGATGTGAGG ATGGATGTGCGAAGTAATACTCTTGTACGACCATCGGGGGCTGTAGAAAGAGAAAGGGAAATGATGAGGCTTGCAAGTAGTGGTGCGGTTCAGGGAGAGGAACGTAATCTATCTATCAGTGTTGATGGTTGGGAAAAatcaaaaatgaagaaaaagcgTTCTGGGATAAAGCCAGATGTTTCTCCAATGGTGACCAGTAAACCAATTGATGGCTACCGTGAAACTAAACAGGGGATGCAGCAAAGGCCTGTTAATGATGTCCGTTCAAGGTTGAATAATGACTCCCATGGGTTCAG GCCTGGAGTCACTAATGGAGCAGTTGGAGTTGGAAAGTCGGACGGAATCACACAACCAACTGGCCCAGCCTTCCGTTCATCCATCCCTAAGACTGAACCAGACAACCCTTCCCTTATCAATGATAAGAGAGATCGTCCTATTGGTTCAGATAAGGAAAGGGTGAACCAGAGAGCTGTTAATAA ATCAAATGCTCGTGATGATTTTAATTCTGCTAGTCCCACCTCTAGTACAAAGATGAATGCATCTGTTCGGGCTCCGCGATCAGGCTCAGCTGTTGCACCCAAGTTGTCCCCAGTTGTTCATCGAGCAACTGTTCCTAATGATTGGGAGATATCTCAATGTACAAACAAGCCACCGGCTGTTGTTGGAGCTAACAATCGCAAACGTATGACATCAGCACGATCTTCATCCCCACCTGTTGCTCAATGGGCTGGCCAGAGACCACAGAAGATGTCCCGCACTGCTAGACGATCAAATTTCAATCCAATTGTTTCAGGTAATGAGGAAAACCCTGCTATTGATAGTGCATCGGACGTCACTGGTAGTGACATCGGGCAAGGATTCGCCAGACGCTTACCCGGAAGTTCTCCTCAGCAAGTTAAGTTAAAAAGTGAACCTTTGTCTTCAGCTGCACTATCAGAGAGTGAGGAGTCGGGAGTTGCTGAGGTCAAATCCAGAGACAAAGGCAAAAAATCCGATGAGATAGATGAGAAACCTGGACAGaatattcaaattcaaaaggtGCCTAGTCTGGTCTTGCCATCAAGAAAACATAAGTCGGCTCCCGGGGAAGACCTTGGAGATGGTGTTCGGAGGCAGGGGAGAACAGGACGAGGTTTTGCTTCGACAAGGTCTCTTGTCCCAATGTCTGTTGAGAAGATGGGAAATGTTGGTACTGCTAAACAGCTGAGAAGTTCCAGACTTGGTGTAGATAAGAGTGAAAG CAAGGCAGGCCGTCCACCAACTAGGAGACTTTCTGATCGAAAGGCCTATACACGTCAAAAGCATACAGCAATTAATACAGCACCAGATTTTCTCg TTGGGTCAGATGATGGACATGAAGAGCTAATGACTGCTGCGAAAGCTGTCATTGATTCTG CTCGTTCCTTCTCCAGCTCATTTTGGAAGCAGATGGAGccattttttggttttttatctGATGCAGACATAGATTACCTAAAG GGAAACATCGAAGCCAGTGTGACGACTCCAGCCGAAGTCCCATGTAGTTTAGATGGTAACCTTACTGGCCATTATGGACTTGGGTCAAGAGAATTTGAACCAAAGAGTGAAGAGTTCCATTCCGAACAATTAATGCCAGGCACTGGGGATTCTGAAATTCCTCTCTGTCAGAGACTCATAGCAGCATTAATTTCAGAAGAGGATTCCATTAGTGGAAATGAAGATCCTGTGTTTGATGCATATGGAGTTGAATCTGATCTGGATGCAGAGGTAGAATCAAATGGTCTGAATTATCAATCTCAAGTTAACTTTCAGTTTGCTGGGAAATCTGCTTCAAATGGTTATAGGATTACTGGGAGGCCGGAACATGATGAGCTTGAAGGTGGAATCCACATCCCAAACAGAACAATTAGTTCAAACTTTGGTCATTCGCAAAATGGTTTACTTCCGGATCAAGCATTTTTTTCTGGTTTCGCCTGTTCAGAATTCCAGTATGGTAACATgcacataaatgaaaaacttcTACTGGAGATTCAGAGTATTGGGATTTACCCAGAGCTACTG CCTGACATGACACAGACGGGGGATGACGAAATCAGTGGGGAAATTAGGAAATTAGAGGAGAAGTATCATGAACAG GTCTCCAACAAGAAAGGGCTGCTAGATGGACTGTTTAGGTCTGCCTCAGAAAAGAAAGAACGCCAAGCAAA GGATCTAGAACAGCGCGCCCTTGATAAACTCGTTGGAATGGCTTATGAGAAGTATTTG GCTTGTTGCGGCCCAAATGCCACTGGGGGAAAGAGTTCCAGTAATAAAATGGCCAAGCAAGCTGCCTTAGCATTTGTCAAACGGACACTGGACCGATGCCATAAATATGAAGAGACCGGAACAAGCTGCTTCAGTGAACTGATATATAGGGATATACTTCTTTCTGTGGCTTCCGATGTTAATGGCGCACGAAAAGCAGAGGCTATTGCAGACGGTGAATCCACCAAATCATATGCCTCCACTCGCTGTTTGGAAGGTAGTGTTTCAG CTTCTGTAGGCTCCAAACAACACCATTCACAGTTTAGTCAGAATATGGATAATAATGTTACTTCTTCAGATGTGCTTCCACCTTTAAATCACTTGCCTGAACAAACTACTGGTAGAGAAGAAACATGGACAAACAGGGTGAAGAAGAGGGAATTGTCCCTTGATGATGTTGGTAGTACTATTGGAACTTCAAATTCCCCATCAGGTATTGGAAATTCTCTATCTAGCAgtgcaaaaggaaagaggagTGAGAGGGATAGAGATGGCAAAGGGCATAACAGGGAGGTCTTATCTAGAAATGGAACTGCTAAAATTGGTCGGCCAGCAGTGTCCAATGTTAAGGgtgaaagaaaatcaaaaacgAAGCCCAAGCAGAAAACGACTCAGCTATCTGTTTCAGTAAATGGCCCTGTTGGTAAGATATCAGAACAACCCAAACCAGCATTGCCTTCTGTACCAAAGTCTGGCGAAATGACTACCAGTCGGAATCCCAAGCAAAAGGATCAGTTTCCATTAGATGCAATGGAAGACCCTATCGACTTGTCTCACCTGCAATTACCAGGAATGGATGTGTTAGGTGCTGATGATATGGATGGTCAAGCACAGGATTTAGGTTCATGGTTGAATATCGATGATGATGGTTTACAAGATCATGATTTCATGGGTCTTGAAATTCCAATGGATGACCTTTCAGACTTAAATATGATGGTTTGA
- the LOC112188474 gene encoding serine/threonine-protein kinase tricornered has protein sequence MERRQNKSEAEEGMEEEEEQVGPTGGAGAEDGQVGSSLTLERVAAAKQFIESHYKAQMKHIQDRKQRRSVLEKKLASEHVPQEEQVNLLKDLERKETEYMRLKRHKICVEDFDLLTIIGRGAFGEVRLCREKISGTIFAMKKLKKSEMLSRGQVEHVRAERNLLAEVASHCIVKLYYSFQDAEYLYLIMEYLPGGDMMTLLIREETLTETVARFYIAQSVLAIESIHKHNYIHRDIKPDNLLLDQNGHMKLSDFGLCKPLDCSNLSSINENEVLDDDNLHETMDIDESSLETKNGRPWKSPLEQLQHWQINRRTLAYSTVGTPDYIAPEVLLKKGYGMECDWWSLGAIMYEMLVGYPPFYSDDPVTTCRKIVHWKNHLKFPVEARLTPEAKDLISRFLCDVEHRLRTADQIKAHPWFRDVQWGRLYEMEAAFKPEVNGELDTQNFMKYDEVDAPAPGRTGSGLMRKMLLTPKDLSFVGYTYKNFEAVKGLKRSASLNRSSIDSANSDSVLDYSKRYSVDDMEAQVLADSGDVMSE, from the exons atggagaggagGCAGAACAAGTCGGAGGCGGAGGAGggaatggaggaggaggaggagcaggTGGGACCCACGGGCGGGGCCGGGGCGGAGGACGGTCAGGTCGGGTCGAGCTTGACGCTGGAGAGGGTGGCTGCGGCCAAGCAGTTTATAGAGAGCCACTACAAGGCTCAGATGAAGCACATCCAGGATCGTAAGCAGAG ACGCTCAGTGCTGGAAAAGAAGCTGGCCTCTGAACATGTACCACAGGAGGAACAGGTCAATCTGTTGAAGGATTTGGAACGCAAAGAGACTGAATATATGCGACTTAAAAGGCACAAGATTTGTGTTGAGGATTTCGACCTTCTCACCATAATTGGCAGAGGAGCCTTTGGAGAG GTTAGATTGTGTCGCGAGAAGATATCAGGCACCATTTTTGCCATGAAAAAGTTGAAGAAGTCAGAAATGCTCAGCAGGGGACAG GTTGAACATGTTAGAGCTGAAAGGAATTTGCTTGCAGAAGTTGCCAGTCACTGCATTGTGAAACTCTACTATTCATTTCAAGACGCTGAATACTTGTATCTAATTATGGAGTATCTACCTGGTGGAGACATGATGACTTTGCTTATAAGAGAAGAGACTTTGACTGAAACTGTTGCTAGATTTTATATTGCTCAAAGTGTTCTGGCAATAGAATCTATTCATAAACATAACTATATTCACAG AGATATAAAACCAGACAATCTTTTATTAGACCAAAATGGTCACATGAAGCTCTCTGATTTTGGTCTTTGCAAGCCTCTTGATTGCTCAAATTTATCTTCCATAAATGAAAATGAAGTGCTCGATGATGATAACTTGCATGAGACAATGGATATTGATGAATCCTCCCTAGAGACCAAAAATGGGAGGCCCTGGAAAAGCCCGCTTGAGCAGCTTCAGCATTGGCAGATAAACAGGAGAACACTG GCATATTCAACAGTTGGCACACCAGATTACATTGCTCCAGAAGTATTATTGAAGAAAGGATATGGCATGGAGTGTGATTG GTGGTCACTGGGTGCGATAATGTATGAGATGCTTGTTGGTTATCCCCCATTTTACTCTGATGATCCAGTAACAACATGCAGAAAG ATAGTGCATTGGAAAAATCACTTGAAATTTCCCGTGGAGGCAAGGTTGACGCCTGAAGCAAAGGATCTGATTAGTAGGTTTCTCTGTGATGTTGAACATAGGCTTCGTACAGCAGACCAAATCAAG GCGCATCCTTGGTTCAGAGATGTCCAGTGGGGCAGACTTTATGAAATGGAGGCAGCATTTAAACCAGAGGTCAATGGGGAACTCGATactcaaaattttatgaaatatGATGAG GTAGATGCACCAGCGCCTGGAAGAACTGGATCTGGACTAATGAGAAAG ATGTTGTTGACTCCTAAAGATCTCAGTTTTGTTGGCTATACATACAAAAATTTTGAGGCTGTCAAAG GTTTAAAGAGGAGTGCATCACTAAATCGGTCCTCCATTGACTCTGCAAACA GTGATTCTGTACTGGACTACTCCAAAAGGTATTCGGTAGATGACATGGAAGCTCAGGTGCTTGCTGATTCAGGGGACGTCATGTCAGAGTGA
- the LOC112187012 gene encoding protein ALP1-like gives MEVTPFTFLNQEEDLNFFSLYPEMQDFGMNDTTSAIGLKKRRKVDEDDTNGAEEEMKKKIPFTDILTSLMILDEEEKQEQQHYFAQSHLQKETLDANYRKKSEVMNQYYSDFQQSGSELNSLEQSRGKRSRGAAFAAAATAVAAAETTAAVLPAAATAESSSAAVPHRRLWVKDRSKDWWDLYNSPNVSEDEFRKAFRMSKGTFDMICEELDSAVTKKNTMLRDAIPVRQRVAVCIWRLATGEPLRLVSKRFGLGISTCHKLVLEVCVAIKTVLMEKYLHWPDEHTLQAIKAQFESISGIPNVSGSMYTTHVPIIAPKASVAAYFNKRHTERNQKTSYSITVQGVVDPRGLFTDICVGWPGSMPDDKVLENSALYKRGSSGQLKDVWVVGNKGHPLMDWVLVPYTHQNLTWTQHAFNEKIGDIQGVAKDAFAKLKGRWSCLQKRTEVKLQDLPVVLGACCVLHNICTMRNDELDPELKYDLFDDEMVSENGLRSAGAVQARDHIAHNLLHHGLAGTGFH, from the coding sequence ATGGAAGTCACCCCTTTCACATTTCTTAATCAAGAAGAGGACTTGAACTTCTTCAGCTTATATCCCGAGATGCAAGACTTCGGGATGAATGATACTACTAGTGCTATTGGGTTGAAGAAGCGGAGGAAGGTCGATGAGGACGATACCAATGGCGCCgaggaagaaatgaagaagaagattcccTTCACTGACATTCTCACATCGTTGATGATATTGGACGAGGAAGAGAAGCAGGAGCAGCAACACTACTTTGCGCAATCCCACCTACAAAAGGAGACTCTTGACGCGAATTACAGGAAGAAATCCGAAGTGATGAATCAGTATTATTCTGATTTCCAGCAGAGCGGTTCTGAATTGAACAGCTTGGAGCAATCCCGCGGCAAAAGGAGCCGCGGCGCTGCTTTTGCCGCGGCTGCTACCGCGGTTGCCGCCGCCGAGACTACTGCTGCTGTTCTACCCGCGGCGGCCACCGCGGAGAGCTCCTCTGCGGCAGTGCCGCACCGGAGGCTGTGGGTTAAGGACAGGTCCAAGGACTGGTGGGACCTCTACAACAGCCCCAACGTTTCTGAGGACGAGTTTCGGAAGGCGTTTCGGATGAGCAAGGGCACATTCGACATGATTTGCGAGGAGCTGGACTCCGCCGTGACCAAGAAGAACACAATGCTGAGGGATGCGATTCCGGTGCGGCAGCGGGTGGCCGTCTGCATATGGAGGCTGGCTACCGGCGAGCCGCTCCGTCTCGTTTCGAAACGTTTCGGTCTCGGCATCTCCACCTGCCACAAGCTTGTGCTTGAAGTCTGCGTGGCTATCAAGACTGTTCTAATGGAGAAGTATCTCCACTGGCCCGATGAGCACACATTGCAAGCAATCAAAGCCCAGTTCGAATCCATTTCCGGCATTCCCAATGTCTCCGGTTCTATGTACACGACTCATGTTCCGATCATAGCACCCAAAGCGAGTGTAGCAGCCTATTTCAACAAGCGCCACACCGAACGTAACCAGAAGACTTCTTACTCCATCACAGTTCAAGGTGTGGTTGATCCTAGAGGCTTGTTTACGGACATTTGCGTCGGCTGGCCTGGTTCTATGCCGGACGACAAGGTGTTGGAAAATTCTGCTCTGTACAAAAGAGGCAGCTCCGGCCAATTGAAGGACGTTTGGGTGGTCGGAAACAAAGGTCACCCTTTGATGGATTGGGTTTTGGTTCCCTACACCCACCAGAATTTGACATGGACACAACACGCCTTCAATGAAAAGATTGGGGACATTCAAGGAGTTGCTAAAGATGCATTTGCTAAGCTCAAAGGGAGGTGGTCTTGTTTACAGAAGAGGACTGAGGTCAAGCTCCAGGACCTGCCTGTGGTGCTTGGGGCTTGCTGTGTTCTCCACAACATTTGCACCATGAGGAACGATGAGCTTGATCCCGAGCTCAAATACGATCTCTTTGATGATGAGATGGTTTCTGAAAATGGTCTGAGGTCTGCTGGTGCAGTTCAAGCTAGGGATCACATTGCTCATAACTTGCTTCACCATGGCCTTGCAGGCACTGGATTTCATTAG